The segment CCCCTATGGATAACCCTGGCAACAAGGCGGGTGATGTTCTGGTCGTGGAGTTCACTGTATGCGGCATCCCGTGCATTGGACTGAATGGTGGACCGATCTTCCCGCATACCGAGGCATTCTCATTTCAAATCGCCACCGACACGCAGGAAGAAACAGACCGCTATTGGAACGCCATCGTGAGCAATGGTGGTGCTGAAAGCGAATGTGGCTGGTGCAAAGATCGCTGGGGTGTCAACTGGCAAATTACCCCACGAGTGCTGACCGAAGCGATAGCTGCCGGAGGGGAAGAAGCCAAGCGAGCCTTTGCTGCAATGATGACGATGAAGAAAATCGACGTTGCGACAATCGAAGCAGCTCGAAAAGGCTAACAACAAATCCACTGCAACCTTTAGAGGAGAATTCATGGCTCAAAGCAAACCAATCACAATCGAAATCGTTGTCCCCGTACCAGCCGCAGTGGCATGGCGTGCCTATACCTCTCCCGAGGCGATTACACAATGGAACCAGGCATCACCCGATTGGCACTGTCCTTCGGCAGAAGTTGACTTACGCGTTGGTGGACGGCATGTCGCCCGCATGGAAGCACGCGATGGCTCTTTTGGTTTCGATTTCGCCGCCACAATCGAAGAAATGGAAGAACCCCACGTGCTGACGCTGCGACTGGACGATCGCCTTGTACGCACAAGTTGCCGTTGGGATCGCAAGTCACAGTAACGGGTTAGCATTCTGTGAATTGCTGTTCATGGAGAAGTGGCATAAGTAACGCTATTCCAAAGCTTCGGGACAAAAATGCCACCAACGGACGTCTTTCATCCGTTCAAAAAGATCGTCGTCTCCTTTGATGATTCCTAGCCCCTCAGACTGAAGAACTTTGGCAACTGCGTTCACGGTTGCTGAGACTGTCTCCGGCGTATTAACCATCCTGTCACCGAGGTTTTTCTCAAGGGCAGGATTGGCCAACTTGAGAAAGAGTGTAAAAGAATACCTTTCTTGCATACCCAGACGGCCAAAATTAATGTAGACTTCGCAATCGTTAAGGCCGTGCAGCATTTCGATATAAACCGCCTTTGACTCGTACCGAACCTGAAGGTCAGAAGCAGTAATGGCGAAAAAGCCGTGATCCTTGACCAAGAACGCCAGGGCGTCCTGGGCCTCAACACGAAAACGTAAATCGCTTCTGGCTTGTGTCATACCTACTTCCTCGGCAGGTTCCAGAACCCGGTTTCTGGGTCGAACTTCCAACCATTCTGCATAAGGAACTCACGTTTCTTTTGTACATAACCTCCCATTTGCGTTGGCGGATGGGCTTGCACTCTTGCATTGCGATTCTTAGGCCAGCTTCGTACTCAGCCCAAGTGATTGGCCGATTAGCTAACAACGTTCACACCAACTGATACAGGCTCTCGTGTCTGTACAATCTTCGATGCCGAAACTACCAATTCAGAAGAACTGCAACGCACCGGCTGGCAGGCGATCCTCGATAGTTTTGCTGCTTATGCGGTGAGAACACAAGGATTGTAATCAGGTTGTTTGCCGTTTCCATCATTCAACAATATTGTCTGCCTTCTCTTCCGGTGCTTCCAGTGCCAGGGGCAGTTTGACTGTGAAGGTGCTGCCTTTGCCCACGACGCTTTCTACCCGCATCCTTCCCTGGTGCTGCTCAATAATCTGCTTACAGACGCTTAAACCCAGGCCGGTCCCACCGTGGCCTTGCGAATCGGGCGTTTTTGTGGTGTAGAACGGTTCAAAAATCTTGCGAAGTTGCTCCGGGGCAATGCCTACGCCGTTGTCGGCAATGCGAATTTCTGCCATGCCAGCGGCACGGTTTTCGCGAATATCGATTCGTAATTGCCCACCAGTATTCATTGCCTGCCGGGCATTAATAATCAGATTCATGATAATCTGTTCAATTTGCCCCACAATAACTGGGGCAATCGGCCGATGGTGGTAGCGTTTTTCGACGCGAATACGGTGCTTCTGCAGATCTTTCGCCGTTAACGTAAGCAGGTTTTCTACCAGATCCACCAGATCGGTGGGGGTGCGTTCCTGCGAACGCTGTCTGGCGAACCCGAGCATCCCACTGATGATGTGGGCAGCACGCTGGCTGGCCTGCATGATTTTGTCGTACGGCAGGCGATCCGCTTCCGACTTGGTTTGCTTCATCCCCAGCTTGGCATAATTCATGATGGTGGTGAGGATGTTGTTAAATTCGTGGGCCACACTGGACGCAATTTCTCCCACACTACTCAGCCGTTGTGCCTGCAATAACTGCTGACGCAGCACTTCCAGCTCTTCATTGGTGTTGGGTAAGGCTTCCATCGTCATCATCGAGCGTCTCCCAGCGGTTCCCAAGGGCGAAATGGGTGTTAAGACCCACACGAATTCATCGGATCGTGGTCGGCAGCACTTCATTGCATTCTTTGGAGTTGACTGCAAAAAACGCGCACCTTTTTTCGAGTGGAATGAACTCTTTCCCCAGCTTACGCGACTTGCCAATGGTGGAAAAAACCTGGGTAGCACAGGTAAGTGGTAACGAAATGAGAATCTGATGAGAATGCGGGTCTTCGATACCGGAGACGCACCGTTTGAGGAGAGCCTCAGGTGAAATTTTTCATATTTACTCCCTCGCAGCCCGAAACTGCGAATCTACCAGTACAAAAACTGGCAATAATGCCACTATATACTAAAATACACTTGAGCCTGTTTTATTCCTGAAATTCTGGATAAAATTGATTCAAATTCGCATTTTTCCTGCGTAAGTTATTACCAATAAAGAACTTGTGAAAATAAATTTTTTGGTGCCTAACAGCGGTTGAGGCAGCAATCGCTTCGAAATCCCCACCATGAAGTCTGCTACTTCGTGGGCCTGACAACGATTTGTGTGTTCATCCATAGTTTCCCACCGATCGCACAGGAATCAGCGAATCGTCTGATTCTGGGATCAATGCCAGGCAAGGCTTCGCTGGCAGCGAACCAGTATTACGCCCACCCACGGAATATATTTTGGCCACTGATCTGTTCGATTCTCGATATCAAAGCCGATTCGTATGAAACGCGGTGCCAGGGGTTGCTGCAATGCCGCATTGCCTTGTGGGATGTTCTGAAGAGTTGCACCAGAAGCAGTAGCCTGGATGCTGATATCGATGAATCTTCGATCGTCCCGAACGATTTCGGCACCTTTTTGACTGTCCACTCCGGTATTGAAGTGATCTTTTTTAATGGTGCGATGGCCGAAAAGATGTATCTTCGCAATGTTCTGCCGCACCTGCCCGAACAGCTTACTGGGATTCGCCTGGTGCGTTTACCATCCACCAGTCCCGCAAATGCGTCAATTTCCTATGAAGAAAAACGCATGACCTGGCAGCAGGTGCGTGCTGAAACTGAGTAACACATTGGAAAGCAATTGGATCCTTCAGAGCCCAAACTGAACATGCGTTAATCACCGATCAAATTACTCGAAAGCTACACTGTATAGCTGGATCTGTAAAATATGTTATGGAATTACGAGATATCCCGAAAAAAACACGGTTGTATGCTCTGTCCAGTATATCCCAACAATTATGTCTTTCCTGTGATTGCTTGTTTGGTTATTCCAGTAAACGACTGTTTTGGCTGCAACCAATGGGGAATCAAATGGACCATAGCCATCAACCATTATCAACCCTACTAACAAACTAAACTTTGATGCGTCTGCTTCACTGTTCGTATTAATTCTGGCATAGACACCGACTTTTACTTCCACTTTATCCGGAGAATGCCCTTCAACAATAGCTTCCCCAATTCTCTTAACCAACAGCTTATCTGATATGTCTTCGGCTTGTGCACTGGTGATCAAGAGAATTGCTGGTGACAGAAACACGAACGGCAAAAACTTTCTGGTCATCATACTACTCTGCGTTATTCGATTTTGATGTTAGTTAATTTCGTCACGGTAAGCAACACATGCATAGATAAAATGCACTCATCCAGTTCAAAAGATAAACCGAACTGCGGTTATGGTAATCGATCAAAATATCCTAATTTCCCTTGAAAAAGACCACGCTTAGTGGGGGGAGGGTTAGATTTAAGGAGTACGGGCGGCCATTCCAGCTAATCGACTGTGCGGTCATGCCACCCGAATTCCCCTGGCCGCTGCCCCAGTAAACTGTGGCATCGCTGTTCAGAATTTCCTGCCAGAAACCGCCGTAAGGCACTCCCACGCGGTAATTAGTTCGCACAATTGGGGTGAAATTGCACACCACCACAATAATGCGGCCATCGTCACCCAGCCGCATAAAGCTGTAAACGCTAGAGCCAGCGTCACTTGCGTCAATCCACTCGAAGCCACCATTGTGGCAGTCCCGCTGGTGCATCGCTGGTTCCTTGCGATACATCGCATTCAAATCAGTGATCCAGCGTTCCACCCCCGCGTGGGGCGGGTAATTCCGTTGGTGCCATGGCAGGCTTTCATCGTGTTTCCACTCATCCCATTGACCCCACTCGGCACCCATGAAGAGCAGTTTTTTGCCCGGCTGACCATACATATAGCCGTATAAGGCTCGCAGATTGGCGAATTTCTGCCAGTCGTCGCCAGGCATTTTGCTCAACAGGGAGTGTTTGCCATGCACCACCTCATCGTGGGACAGTGGCAGAACAAAATTTTCGCTGAAGGCATAAATCGTGCGGAAAGACAATTCATTCTGGTGGAACGTGCGGTGAATTGGATCGCGGGCGAGATATTTCAGCGTATCGTGCATCCAGCCCATGTCCCATTTCAGGCCGAAACCCAGCCCACCTGTCGAGGTGGGGCGGGAAACCTGCGACCAGGCTGTCGATTCTTCGGCAATGGTTTGAACGTCCGGAAATTCGCGGTAGACCACTTCATTAAAAGTTCTTAAGAAACTGATCGCTTCCAGATTTTCGTTCCCACCGTAGACGTTGGGGATCCACTCGCCCGACTTGCGGGAGTAATCCAGGTAGAGCATCGATGCCACCGCATCCACCCGCAGACCATCGAAGTGGTATTCTTCGAGCCAGAAAATGGCACTGGAGAGCAGGAAGGAACGCACTTCGTGGCGGCCGTAATTGAAAATTACGCTGCCCCAATCGGGATGATATCCCTGCCGGGGGTCAGCGTGTTCATAGAGGTGGGTGCCATCAAAAAATGCGATGCCATGTTCATCATTCGGAAAATGGCTTGGCACCCAGTCCAGAATCACGCCAATTCCGTGCTG is part of the Zavarzinella sp. genome and harbors:
- the glgB gene encoding 1,4-alpha-glucan branching protein GlgB, yielding MTVPSDPSRMLLGDHDLYLFNEGTHYRLFQKLGAHPMTQNGVVGTHFAVWAPGAERVSVLGDFNFWNTNSHPLKPVGSSGIWAGFLPEITVGTLYKYYIKSHTNGYEVQKADPFAFSSELPPKTASVVADLTYEWQDQSWMRNRGQNNDLKAPMSIYELHLGSWQRDADGNFLNYRQMAEKLVEHIQRTGFTHVELMPITEHPFYGSWGYQTTGFFAATSRYGTPTDLKFFIDYLHQHGIGVILDWVPSHFPNDEHGIAFFDGTHLYEHADPRQGYHPDWGSVIFNYGRHEVRSFLLSSAIFWLEEYHFDGLRVDAVASMLYLDYSRKSGEWIPNVYGGNENLEAISFLRTFNEVVYREFPDVQTIAEESTAWSQVSRPTSTGGLGFGLKWDMGWMHDTLKYLARDPIHRTFHQNELSFRTIYAFSENFVLPLSHDEVVHGKHSLLSKMPGDDWQKFANLRALYGYMYGQPGKKLLFMGAEWGQWDEWKHDESLPWHQRNYPPHAGVERWITDLNAMYRKEPAMHQRDCHNGGFEWIDASDAGSSVYSFMRLGDDGRIIVVVCNFTPIVRTNYRVGVPYGGFWQEILNSDATVYWGSGQGNSGGMTAQSISWNGRPYSLNLTLPPLSVVFFKGN
- a CDS encoding SRPBCC domain-containing protein, with product MAQSKPITIEIVVPVPAAVAWRAYTSPEAITQWNQASPDWHCPSAEVDLRVGGRHVARMEARDGSFGFDFAATIEEMEEPHVLTLRLDDRLVRTSCRWDRKSQ
- a CDS encoding VOC family protein: MTIPKNIICLWYDKEAEAAARFYASTFPDSKVGAIHRSPMDNPGNKAGDVLVVEFTVCGIPCIGLNGGPIFPHTEAFSFQIATDTQEETDRYWNAIVSNGGAESECGWCKDRWGVNWQITPRVLTEAIAAGGEEAKRAFAAMMTMKKIDVATIEAARKG
- a CDS encoding DNA-deoxyinosine glycosylase; protein product: MRQQSLRNPHHEVCYFVGLTTICVFIHSFPPIAQESANRLILGSMPGKASLAANQYYAHPRNIFWPLICSILDIKADSYETRCQGLLQCRIALWDVLKSCTRSSSLDADIDESSIVPNDFGTFLTVHSGIEVIFFNGAMAEKMYLRNVLPHLPEQLTGIRLVRLPSTSPANASISYEEKRMTWQQVRAETE
- a CDS encoding ATP-binding protein, with product MMTMEALPNTNEELEVLRQQLLQAQRLSSVGEIASSVAHEFNNILTTIMNYAKLGMKQTKSEADRLPYDKIMQASQRAAHIISGMLGFARQRSQERTPTDLVDLVENLLTLTAKDLQKHRIRVEKRYHHRPIAPVIVGQIEQIIMNLIINARQAMNTGGQLRIDIRENRAAGMAEIRIADNGVGIAPEQLRKIFEPFYTTKTPDSQGHGGTGLGLSVCKQIIEQHQGRMRVESVVGKGSTFTVKLPLALEAPEEKADNIVE